A single genomic interval of Rubrivirga marina harbors:
- a CDS encoding GrpB family protein yields MRAVQVLPYDPQWPVRFGATAAELRSALGPAAVAVHHVGSTAVPGLAAKPVVDVLGQRRDTCKMSSQRSRIAHTERRGCFQSPERAPSVPSVSEGPPSGTASGRP; encoded by the coding sequence GTGCGAGCCGTCCAGGTCCTCCCCTACGACCCCCAGTGGCCCGTCCGGTTCGGAGCGACGGCCGCCGAGCTCCGCTCGGCGCTCGGCCCGGCCGCCGTCGCCGTCCACCACGTCGGGAGCACGGCCGTCCCCGGACTCGCGGCCAAGCCCGTCGTCGACGTCTTGGGCCAGCGTCGGGATACGTGTAAAATGTCATCACAGCGCTCTCGAATCGCCCATACTGAGCGGCGTGGCTGTTTTCAGAGTCCCGAACGGGCGCCCTCGGTACCGTCTGTCTCAGAAGGTCCGCCTTCCGGGACGGCGAGCGGTCGGCCCTGA
- a CDS encoding sensor histidine kinase, with amino-acid sequence MPKRLPISTRLALWYGLSLTLLLGLVVAFLYTGFHLTLHRDFDADLDREARRVAEAVGGAADPAAAFRRAAEVSPYGVRLIAPSGSVVAANGRLPDVEVHAPDDGAAEPHTHGPDDVRTRYAPVPGGGTVAVAGVESGLHRETHRLGWLLALGVALGVAVAAASGYALARRALRPVAALTEAAGRIGPSERGARLPTGPGPRDELGDLAEAFNGMLARLDAAFERERRFRADAAHELLSPVTAAQSEVEVALRRERDPVAYREALGRVGRHVERMSGLVTGLLALSRAETDDAGGEPEAVDLGALAEAVARRVRPAAEAKGVALVVDAAPGTAAWAAPGDAEVILENLLDNAVKYTPSGGHVTVTVRGGEGEVVVAVADTGVGFDAAEGDRLFERFFRSDAPGVQAERGHGLGLAVAQQLAERNGGRVTAASAGPGTGSAFAVRLPVPSRRPSR; translated from the coding sequence GTGCCTAAGCGGCTCCCCATCTCGACCCGGCTCGCGCTGTGGTACGGGCTGAGCCTGACGCTCCTGCTCGGGCTCGTCGTCGCGTTCCTCTACACGGGGTTCCACCTCACGCTCCACCGCGACTTCGACGCCGACCTCGACCGCGAGGCCCGGCGCGTAGCCGAGGCCGTGGGCGGGGCGGCCGACCCCGCCGCCGCGTTCAGGCGGGCCGCCGAGGTCTCCCCCTATGGCGTCCGCCTCATCGCCCCGTCCGGCTCCGTCGTCGCCGCGAACGGCCGCCTCCCCGACGTCGAGGTCCACGCCCCCGACGACGGGGCGGCCGAGCCGCACACGCACGGCCCCGACGACGTGCGGACGCGCTACGCCCCGGTCCCCGGCGGCGGCACCGTCGCCGTGGCCGGGGTCGAGTCCGGGCTCCACCGCGAGACGCACCGGCTCGGGTGGCTCCTCGCCCTCGGGGTCGCGCTCGGCGTGGCCGTCGCCGCCGCCAGTGGGTACGCGCTCGCCCGGCGGGCGCTCCGGCCCGTCGCGGCGCTGACCGAAGCGGCCGGGCGGATCGGCCCGTCCGAGCGGGGCGCGCGGCTCCCGACCGGCCCGGGGCCGCGCGACGAGCTCGGCGACCTGGCGGAGGCGTTCAACGGGATGCTCGCCCGGCTCGACGCGGCGTTCGAGCGTGAGCGCCGGTTCCGCGCCGACGCGGCCCACGAGCTCCTGAGCCCCGTGACGGCGGCCCAGAGTGAGGTCGAGGTCGCTTTGCGCCGCGAGCGCGACCCCGTCGCCTACCGCGAGGCGCTCGGCCGGGTCGGCCGCCACGTCGAGCGGATGTCGGGGCTCGTGACGGGGCTCCTCGCGCTTTCCCGGGCCGAGACCGACGACGCCGGGGGCGAGCCCGAGGCCGTCGACCTCGGCGCGCTGGCGGAGGCCGTCGCCCGCCGGGTGCGGCCCGCGGCCGAGGCGAAAGGCGTCGCGCTCGTCGTCGACGCCGCGCCGGGCACCGCCGCGTGGGCGGCCCCGGGCGACGCCGAGGTGATCCTGGAGAACCTCCTCGACAACGCCGTCAAGTACACGCCGTCGGGCGGACACGTGACGGTCACGGTCCGCGGGGGGGAGGGTGAGGTCGTCGTCGCCGTCGCCGACACGGGCGTCGGGTTCGACGCGGCCGAGGGCGACCGGCTCTTCGAGCGGTTCTTTCGGTCGGACGCACCGGGCGTCCAGGCCGAGCGCGGGCACGGGCTGGGGCTCGCCGTCGCGCAGCAGCTGGCCGAGCGGAACGGGGGGCGGGTCACGGCCGCCAGCGCGGGGCCGGGCACGGGGAGCGCGTTCGCCGTCCGGCTGCCGGTCCCCTCACGCCGCCCGAGCCGCTGA
- a CDS encoding TolC family protein, with protein sequence MIATALVLVWLALLGAWAAVGRSLGPRPAAGARRVLPLVVATVASAATAQPVDSLAVDSVAVELAVPPPVPVDPAGVRRVTLAEALALAAETSPALALARADVAEAEGRALQTTLRPNPTVSGELIPLAPLGGGPFDVEATVGASLYLERPSLREARLDAATGATRAAEARVEAEALRLRADVARAYVEAAVAEARTATLAEVAAVVREAVRSAEFRYAEGELSGFSLRRLRVEQARYETALAEAALDGALARRQLSALALSPEALADGAVLAPAETLTGPAPSVLVTDALAAAARPEVLAARAELEAALAGVEAVRLGARPAPTVSAGLTRQPGGGVGPAVGVSLPLALYDRREGDVQAALARVEGARARLALAERAVQADVRRAFEAFDARRQRAALLRGGLLDGADDLLRIARVAYGLDEISLVELLDATDAYREARVAVAAAEAAAALAYLDLRRAAGGALPALTLTPRTP encoded by the coding sequence GTGATCGCCACCGCCCTCGTCCTCGTCTGGCTCGCCCTCCTCGGGGCGTGGGCCGCCGTGGGACGGAGCCTCGGTCCCCGGCCCGCTGCCGGCGCCCGCCGCGTGCTCCCCCTCGTGGTCGCCACGGTGGCATCGGCCGCGACCGCCCAGCCCGTCGATTCTCTCGCCGTCGACTCGGTCGCGGTCGAGCTGGCGGTCCCGCCTCCGGTCCCGGTCGACCCCGCCGGGGTCCGACGTGTGACGCTCGCCGAGGCCCTCGCGCTCGCGGCCGAGACGAGCCCCGCGCTCGCGCTCGCCCGCGCCGACGTGGCCGAGGCCGAGGGCCGCGCGCTCCAGACGACGCTGCGGCCCAACCCCACGGTCTCCGGCGAGCTGATCCCGCTCGCCCCGCTCGGCGGGGGACCGTTCGACGTCGAGGCGACCGTCGGCGCCAGCCTGTACCTCGAGCGCCCGTCGCTCCGCGAGGCCCGCCTCGACGCCGCCACCGGCGCCACGCGCGCCGCCGAGGCCCGCGTCGAGGCCGAGGCGCTCCGGCTCCGGGCCGACGTCGCGCGCGCCTACGTCGAGGCCGCCGTCGCCGAGGCCCGGACGGCCACGCTCGCCGAGGTGGCCGCCGTCGTCCGCGAGGCCGTCCGGTCGGCCGAGTTCCGCTACGCCGAGGGCGAGCTGTCGGGGTTCAGCCTCCGGCGGCTCCGGGTCGAGCAGGCCCGGTACGAGACGGCGCTCGCCGAGGCCGCCCTCGACGGCGCCCTCGCGCGGCGCCAACTCTCGGCCCTCGCGCTTTCGCCCGAGGCCCTCGCCGACGGCGCCGTGCTCGCCCCGGCCGAGACGCTCACCGGCCCCGCCCCCTCCGTCCTCGTCACCGACGCGCTCGCCGCGGCGGCCCGCCCCGAGGTCCTCGCCGCCCGCGCCGAGCTGGAGGCGGCGCTCGCGGGTGTCGAGGCCGTCCGCCTCGGCGCCCGCCCGGCCCCGACCGTCTCGGCCGGGCTCACGCGGCAGCCCGGGGGCGGCGTCGGCCCCGCCGTCGGCGTCTCGCTCCCCCTCGCCCTCTACGACCGCCGCGAGGGCGACGTCCAGGCCGCCCTGGCCCGCGTCGAGGGCGCGCGGGCTCGCCTGGCGCTCGCCGAGCGGGCCGTCCAGGCCGACGTCCGCCGCGCCTTCGAGGCCTTCGACGCCCGCCGCCAGCGGGCGGCGCTCCTCCGCGGCGGGCTCCTCGACGGGGCCGACGACCTGCTCCGCATCGCGCGCGTGGCCTACGGGCTCGACGAGATCTCGCTCGTCGAGCTGCTCGACGCGACCGACGCCTACCGCGAGGCCCGGGTGGCCGTGGCGGCGGCCGAGGCCGCCGCCGCGCTCGCCTACCTCGACCTCCGCCGGGCCGCCGGCGGCGCGCTCCCCGCCCTCACGCTCACCCCCCGAACGCCATGA
- a CDS encoding relaxase/mobilization nuclease domain-containing protein → MIAASSSGQSFGALGTYLVGDDGRVGWAETRNMMEGMDGGRIDPDAVAAEMRDEAAASGVAKPVYHIAIAFDPDDHPTEAEVRAAADRTLRDLGLEDHQALVVRHTDQPHAHVHLMVNRVGPDGKAWSTWRDRYRLRASMEAQERELGVRWTGRNRELEQELPDGASPGAAGSKGFAVEVRATSLGDLRESESWADLNARLAASGLRVERRGRDAVVTDGTREAKLSSVSRTVSRKRLEDRLGPLRESAGRTEGGGPRHSGNAASDRDAARRADSPRSPRRGRPRTRGAARTSRQVRARRRALGRTPSAGHTGDRASLVAPRTKAVLASRLARGGLAALGASGQPDTDVERRLPRLAGTAARLAAGAATSRRAVGGPQGQTEAEPRPSLAERTLAQRASHRDVRPGGRVDRLAALVAERERVGRLGARRGHAANALARTRASASRTAQKATARTARASEAFSQALGRVYADPTAAGERFLGLAAREGPDAAAQKMAERPEAFGALRKAETKRALGLLRRETTDPARSGASEAARTGAGYIRANQARVEAAGASRTLSAGAGRHASDPVARALAVRLRRMERALAGPDGTPLGDRRLRDLDARISRAAGRIGRVPEGLRAAHGAPRSTVRGTRRATRALAARVGTVGVRVVAGVVRATGRGLGRE, encoded by the coding sequence GTGATCGCTGCGTCGTCATCCGGCCAGAGCTTCGGGGCACTTGGGACCTACCTCGTCGGCGACGACGGGAGGGTGGGCTGGGCCGAGACGCGGAACATGATGGAGGGGATGGACGGGGGCCGGATCGACCCCGACGCGGTCGCGGCCGAGATGCGGGACGAGGCCGCCGCGAGCGGCGTGGCGAAGCCGGTCTACCACATCGCCATCGCATTCGACCCCGACGACCACCCGACCGAGGCCGAGGTCCGGGCGGCGGCCGACCGGACGCTCCGGGACCTCGGGCTGGAGGACCACCAGGCCCTCGTCGTCCGGCACACGGACCAGCCCCACGCCCACGTCCACCTCATGGTCAACCGCGTGGGGCCAGACGGGAAGGCGTGGTCGACGTGGCGCGACCGCTACCGGCTCCGGGCCTCGATGGAGGCCCAGGAGCGAGAGCTCGGCGTCCGGTGGACGGGTCGGAACCGGGAGCTCGAACAGGAGCTCCCGGACGGAGCCTCACCTGGGGCGGCCGGCTCGAAGGGCTTCGCCGTGGAGGTCCGGGCCACGTCGCTCGGCGACCTCCGGGAGTCGGAGTCGTGGGCCGATCTCAACGCCCGCCTCGCCGCGAGTGGACTCCGCGTGGAGCGCCGGGGCCGGGACGCCGTCGTGACCGACGGGACGCGAGAGGCGAAGCTCTCGTCGGTCTCACGGACGGTGAGCCGAAAGCGGCTGGAGGACCGGCTCGGTCCGCTCCGTGAGTCGGCGGGACGGACGGAGGGTGGTGGGCCACGCCACTCCGGAAATGCGGCGTCGGATCGGGACGCTGCCCGCCGCGCAGACAGCCCACGGTCGCCCCGCCGGGGGCGGCCCAGGACGCGCGGGGCAGCCCGGACGTCCCGACAGGTCCGGGCTCGGCGCCGCGCGCTCGGGCGCACGCCGTCGGCTGGGCACACCGGGGACCGGGCCTCGCTGGTAGCCCCGAGGACAAAAGCGGTCCTCGCCTCCCGCCTTGCTCGGGGCGGGCTCGCGGCGCTCGGGGCGAGCGGACAGCCGGACACGGACGTCGAGCGGCGGCTCCCCCGGCTTGCGGGCACCGCCGCGCGCCTCGCGGCCGGGGCCGCCACGTCACGCCGAGCGGTCGGCGGGCCACAGGGTCAAACGGAAGCGGAGCCCCGGCCGTCCCTCGCCGAGCGTACGCTCGCACAGCGGGCCTCCCACCGCGACGTCAGGCCGGGCGGGCGGGTCGACCGCCTCGCCGCGCTCGTCGCCGAGCGGGAGAGGGTCGGCCGCCTCGGAGCCCGGCGCGGGCACGCGGCAAACGCGCTCGCCAGGACCCGGGCGAGCGCCTCTCGCACAGCTCAGAAGGCGACGGCGCGGACCGCCCGAGCGAGCGAGGCGTTTTCGCAGGCGCTCGGACGGGTCTACGCCGACCCGACCGCAGCGGGTGAACGGTTCCTCGGGCTCGCCGCCCGCGAGGGACCCGACGCGGCGGCCCAGAAGATGGCCGAGCGGCCGGAGGCGTTCGGCGCGCTCCGAAAGGCGGAGACGAAACGCGCGCTCGGCCTGCTCCGACGCGAGACGACGGACCCCGCGCGGTCGGGGGCCTCGGAGGCCGCCCGTACGGGAGCGGGCTACATCCGCGCGAACCAGGCCCGCGTGGAGGCGGCAGGGGCGTCGCGGACGTTGAGTGCGGGTGCGGGGCGCCACGCGAGCGATCCCGTCGCACGCGCGCTGGCGGTCCGGCTCCGGCGGATGGAGCGGGCGCTCGCGGGGCCGGACGGCACGCCGCTGGGGGATCGTCGGCTGCGTGACCTCGACGCCCGGATCAGCCGGGCGGCCGGGCGGATCGGTCGCGTCCCGGAGGGGCTCCGCGCCGCTCACGGTGCTCCTCGCAGTACCGTCCGTGGGACACGGCGCGCTACCCGTGCGCTCGCCGCTCGGGTGGGCACGGTCGGCGTCCGCGTCGTCGCTGGGGTCGTCCGTGCGACAGGACGTGGGCTCGGTCGAGAGTGA
- a CDS encoding efflux RND transporter periplasmic adaptor subunit has protein sequence MRRLLFLPLALLAASGCGGDAEPAADDHGHEHGGTAVTVWSDSTELFFEHPVLIAGQPSGPWAVHVTRLSDFSPVTSGALRLRFERREGGAYVTEAEAPARPGIYTPQTTVPEAGVYRLVVEVDGPGLRDRLVAGAVQVVADSSEAPHPPDPVGEIAFLKEQQWPIDFMTAEAGVREVERSVEVRGRVTPASGAEATVTAPVGGVVRGSGPGEGQAVRAGQTLAAIQLPGAPDGGASAAGLVSLRSRIEELEREAARAERLVAVEAVPQIRLTEARHALSTARAELAAMRGGGSARDAEPVRAPISGVVAERMLSPGARVFAGDPLYRIVNPGNLWLRLEVPARFASEGLGADAAVFTVEGGDRPYRASGRVGAAPAIDPETRTLPVHLAVASNDGTLRAGMLADARVFFGGAERATTIPQAAVQLEDGQPVAYVQTGGESFTRRPLSLGTSDGEFVVVYSGVEPGERVVTDGAYAVHLASLGAQEIGHGHAH, from the coding sequence ATGAGGCGCCTCCTCTTCCTCCCCCTCGCCCTGCTGGCGGCCTCCGGCTGCGGCGGCGACGCCGAGCCCGCGGCCGACGACCACGGCCACGAGCACGGCGGCACGGCCGTCACGGTCTGGTCCGACTCGACCGAGCTGTTCTTCGAGCACCCGGTCCTCATCGCGGGCCAGCCGAGCGGCCCGTGGGCCGTCCACGTCACGCGGCTCTCGGACTTCTCGCCGGTGACCTCGGGCGCGCTCCGGCTCCGGTTCGAGCGGCGCGAGGGCGGGGCCTACGTCACCGAGGCGGAGGCCCCCGCCCGGCCCGGCATCTACACCCCGCAGACGACGGTCCCCGAGGCGGGCGTCTACCGGCTCGTCGTCGAGGTCGACGGGCCGGGGCTCCGGGACCGGCTCGTCGCCGGGGCCGTCCAGGTCGTCGCCGACTCGTCGGAGGCCCCGCACCCGCCCGACCCGGTCGGCGAGATCGCGTTCCTCAAGGAGCAGCAGTGGCCCATCGACTTCATGACCGCCGAGGCCGGCGTCCGCGAGGTCGAGCGGTCGGTCGAGGTCCGGGGCCGCGTGACCCCAGCGTCGGGCGCCGAGGCGACCGTCACGGCACCCGTCGGCGGCGTGGTTCGGGGCTCGGGTCCCGGCGAGGGCCAGGCGGTCCGCGCGGGGCAGACGCTCGCGGCCATCCAGCTCCCCGGCGCCCCCGACGGCGGGGCGTCGGCGGCCGGGCTCGTCTCGCTCCGGTCCCGGATCGAGGAGCTGGAGCGCGAGGCGGCCCGAGCCGAGCGGCTGGTGGCCGTCGAGGCCGTCCCCCAGATCCGGTTGACCGAGGCCCGTCACGCACTCAGCACCGCCCGCGCCGAGCTGGCGGCCATGCGCGGCGGCGGCTCGGCGCGCGACGCCGAGCCCGTCCGCGCCCCGATCTCGGGCGTCGTCGCCGAGCGGATGCTCTCGCCCGGCGCCCGCGTGTTCGCCGGCGACCCGCTCTACCGGATCGTGAACCCGGGCAACCTCTGGCTCCGGCTCGAAGTCCCGGCCCGGTTCGCGAGCGAGGGGCTCGGGGCCGACGCCGCCGTGTTCACCGTCGAGGGCGGCGACCGCCCCTACCGGGCCTCGGGCCGCGTCGGCGCCGCCCCCGCCATCGACCCCGAGACGCGGACGCTCCCGGTCCACCTCGCCGTGGCCTCGAACGACGGGACGCTCCGGGCCGGGATGCTCGCCGACGCCCGCGTGTTCTTCGGCGGGGCCGAGCGCGCGACGACGATCCCCCAGGCCGCCGTCCAGCTCGAGGACGGCCAGCCGGTCGCCTACGTCCAGACGGGCGGGGAGTCGTTCACGCGCCGCCCGCTCTCGCTCGGGACGTCCGACGGCGAGTTCGTCGTCGTGTACTCGGGCGTCGAGCCCGGCGAGCGCGTCGTGACCGACGGGGCCTACGCCGTCCACCTCGCCTCGCTGGGCGCCCAGGAGATCGGCCACGGCCACGCCCACTAG
- a CDS encoding response regulator transcription factor, translating to MAFAPVSPSAARLLLVEDDADIAGPVRRGLEEEGYAVSVEADGARGLAEALAGDHDALVVDWRLPRLDGRTLVEQFRAAGRTAPVLLLTALGDVEHRVAGLDAGADDYLPKPFAFEELLARLRALLRRAAEGSAAGGPGGAVPPGHQAVHLRLGKVHLDAARRVAEAEADGGPVDLGLRDKELRLLELLMRHPGETVSRTRIAERVWGSAFDVTDNAIDVTASGLRQRLAAAASGVRLETVRGVGYRVEAGRPNDGA from the coding sequence GTGGCCTTCGCCCCTGTTTCGCCCTCCGCCGCCCGGCTCCTCCTCGTCGAGGACGACGCCGACATCGCCGGACCCGTCCGCCGCGGGCTCGAGGAGGAGGGGTACGCGGTGTCCGTCGAGGCCGACGGCGCGCGCGGGCTGGCCGAGGCGCTCGCGGGCGACCACGACGCGCTCGTCGTCGACTGGCGGCTCCCCCGGCTCGACGGCCGGACGCTCGTCGAGCAGTTCCGGGCGGCCGGGCGGACGGCCCCGGTCCTGCTCCTCACCGCGCTCGGCGACGTCGAGCACCGGGTCGCGGGCCTCGACGCCGGGGCCGACGACTACCTCCCCAAGCCGTTCGCCTTCGAGGAGCTGCTCGCCCGGCTCCGGGCGCTCCTCCGCCGCGCGGCCGAGGGCTCCGCAGCCGGGGGTCCGGGCGGGGCGGTCCCGCCGGGGCACCAGGCCGTCCACCTCCGCCTCGGAAAGGTCCACCTCGACGCCGCCCGTCGCGTGGCCGAGGCGGAGGCCGACGGTGGCCCGGTCGACCTCGGCCTCCGCGACAAGGAGCTCCGCCTGCTGGAGCTCCTCATGCGCCACCCCGGCGAGACCGTCTCGCGGACCCGGATCGCCGAGCGCGTGTGGGGCTCGGCGTTCGACGTGACCGACAACGCCATCGACGTCACGGCGTCGGGGCTCCGCCAGCGGCTCGCGGCGGCGGCCTCGGGAGTCCGGCTGGAGACGGTCCGCGGCGTGGGGTACCGGGTCGAGGCCGGGCGGCCAAACGACGGTGCCTAA
- a CDS encoding alpha/beta fold hydrolase, translated as MNMNHVRKGTGPPLLLVHGLGGTWRSWETVLDALAAERDVIAPDLPGFGETPPLDGEVSIAALADALEGFLDGHGLRGVDAVGTSMGARLVLELARRRAVGAAVALDPGGFWNGPERVVFGASVALSVRLLRVLDPVLPRVLASPAGRTALLLQFSARPWALDPGVALHELRGYVAAPSFDAALRALVTGPTQEGMPADEQRGPVLIVWGRQDRVCFPSQAERATARFPGARLEWLDRCGHFPQWDRPEEAVRLILAATGDAATGTSEARGVQSPAAGPDSAA; from the coding sequence ATGAACATGAACCACGTCCGTAAGGGGACCGGCCCCCCGCTCCTCCTCGTCCACGGGCTCGGCGGCACGTGGCGCTCCTGGGAGACGGTCCTCGACGCCCTCGCCGCCGAGCGCGACGTGATCGCCCCGGACCTCCCCGGCTTCGGCGAGACGCCGCCGCTCGACGGCGAGGTCTCCATCGCCGCGCTCGCCGACGCCCTCGAGGGGTTCCTGGACGGGCACGGCCTCCGGGGCGTCGACGCCGTCGGCACGTCGATGGGCGCCCGGCTCGTGCTGGAGCTGGCGCGGCGGCGGGCCGTCGGCGCGGCCGTCGCGCTCGACCCGGGCGGGTTCTGGAACGGCCCCGAGCGGGTCGTCTTCGGGGCCTCGGTCGCCCTCTCGGTCCGGCTCTTGCGCGTGCTCGACCCCGTGCTCCCGCGCGTCCTCGCGAGCCCGGCCGGCCGCACGGCCCTGCTCCTCCAGTTCTCGGCCCGCCCTTGGGCGCTGGACCCGGGGGTCGCCCTCCACGAGCTCCGGGGCTACGTCGCCGCGCCCTCGTTCGACGCGGCCCTCCGCGCGCTCGTCACGGGGCCGACGCAGGAGGGGATGCCGGCCGACGAGCAGCGCGGGCCGGTCCTCATCGTGTGGGGCCGTCAGGACCGGGTGTGCTTCCCCTCGCAGGCCGAGCGGGCGACGGCGCGGTTCCCCGGCGCGCGGCTCGAGTGGCTCGACCGGTGCGGGCACTTCCCCCAGTGGGACCGCCCGGAGGAGGCGGTCCGCCTCATCCTGGCCGCTACCGGAGACGCCGCGACCGGAACGAGCGAGGCGCGGGGCGTTCAGAGCCCGGCCGCAGGCCCTGACTCTGCGGCCTGA